The DNA window ACCTCCGCAAGATGAACGTTTACTCCAAATATTTTGGGATGACATTTCAAAACTCAAGAGTAGGAGCAATGAAAATAAAAGATATTTCCTTTTTATCATAAGGCAATAAATTTTCCGGTTGAAACACTTGTGTTATTTTGGAATTCAAAAAAGTACATTCCTTTTTTCAAATCACCGCGTTCTATTTTTATTTCATATTCTGAAATATTGGTTATTGTGCGAACGGTCTTTCCAGTGATATCCATGATTTTAATGGATGCTCCTTTTTCGAAAACAATCTCTTGTGAAATAGAAAATGTAATTTCATTTAGAAATGGATTTGGAAATGTTTTTACAGAATGATCGAATACATTTTCTGCAACGTCAGCTGCAATGAAATTACCATATTCCCATAAGTCGTTGTAGTTGGTTCCACTCGTTCCAAACACACCATATCCTCTTGTTCCGATGGCAAAGCAATTCATGTAACGTCTGGCAGAGCCACTGAAATCAGTAATTTGAAGCCATGTGTTCCCAATTGGGTCATACTCCCAAAAATCCTGATAGTTGGTTCCACTCTGAAAATCGCAACCCGTTCCAACATACCCTTTACCATTGATGCTAAATGCACCAGCTTCCATTCTTGGCAGACCCGGCATTGATGCTTTGGCGGTCCACGCATTGGTAGCAGGGTTATATTCATACAAGTCACCATTCGGTCCTCCGTCATCGCCTGTAGCAACATATCCTTTGGAGCCAATTGTGAATGCAACTGCAGAAATCCTTGGTGTGCATGGAATAGGGGCAATGGCTAACCATGAATTTGAAACAGGATTGTATTCCCAAAAATCGGTAGAATAGGATCCTGTTCCGATATATCCTTTCCCGCTTACAGCAAAGGCTACAGCGCCTCTTCTTGCCATCGCTGGCATGGATGCCATAGGAGTCCAGCTGTTGGTAGCCGGACTGTATCGCCATAAATCAGTTTGTTCTACATAGGAATTATTTCTGCCTGTGCCAACATATCCATAATTTCCAATTGTAAATCCGGTTGGATGCATACGCGGTCCGGGAGGGAAACTTGCTTTTTGTGTCCATGAGTTTGTTCCTGGATCATATTCCCACCAATCGTCATAAATAATATCGGTTATAGCATTGATATGTCCCATACCTGCATACGCTCTACTACCAATAGTGATGGCAACACCTCTATGTCTTCCAATTGCCGGTACACTTGCACGTTGTGTCCAACCATACGCTAAATTTGGCGGTGGTGGTGGTGGTGGGCAAGTAACGCACGACAAGGTACCAATCCAGCCGGCATCAGTAATGGAGATGTCGGAAGTAAAAGCAAAGGTCATACAACCCGAAGAGCAAGTGAGTGTTCCGGGATTGGTGGTTCCTGTAAACGGACTGCCTGCAATTTGAGGTGAACTTGTGGAAGGGCCATCGTAGACAGCTAAATAATCAAATCCTGATTCAAGGGCAAATGAGCTGAATGTGATACTCACACAATTGGTTGTACCGGAACAAATGGTTTGTACAAAATTCGAGTTGTCAACATAAAATCCTGTTCCACCCGGATCCATATAGGTTCCACTGCAAGTTGTAATAGGTGTACTACTCATTATGTATGTTTGAGCATATATAGGAATTGTAAGTACGAACAAAAGTGGGGAGAGTAGTTTTGTTACCATGTATTAGTTTTTAGTGATACCTAGGCTGTCGAGTTCTTGCAATGTGATGGTTGGTAATCCACCGGTTTGTTTCATTTTTGAATGGCAAATGTTCCGGTAATTTTAGCCGCTTCTTCCGATGAAAATGCATTATTTCCCGCAATTCCCGGAATAATCGGTTGATGTATGTTTCGTTTACCATCCACATAAATATCGTATCCCCATCCAACAGATTTGCCGGATGTTATATCGATTACTTCAAATGTTTTTAGTTCGAGCGATTGTGATTGAATAGTAGGAGGAGTTGGAGTATTCTCTTGTATTTCTTCAGCAGGAAGAGCAAGTGTTTGAGTAGGGGAATTCCCTTTCTCTTGTGGATTAGAGCATGAAGACAGACATGCAACCAAAAATAATCCACGAATGGAATAGATTGAAATTCTGAAATTCATAGCGATTGAGTAGAGTAATTTACTATAAAGCTAATGTAAAATTTAGGTTAATCAAATATTTTTTGTGTTTTTATTTTGCACATGAACAGGGGTGAATTGATATGAACACCTGTTTATAACCATTTGAATATAAATGGGGTAAGAATTTGACTTTTACCTAAATTCTTTTTACTTTTATGATATCAATTCATCACTTCGTGACTTCAAAACGATTTAAATATTGTTTGTCAGTTGTATTCTGTTTTCCTGCTTTTGCTGTTTTTTCTCAAACAAATGCAGCCGGAAATCAGTCGGTGGTAACTATTGTGGGAGATGCACCTCAATCAAACACAGAGAATGATCCACACGATTTTATTAATTCCAATCCTTATTCAGAACCGAACGAACCTCAAATTCAACAGCAAGTATCTGCTCAATACATTGAACCTACGCTGGAAAATGGTTTTCATATTCGTTTTGAACTAAATCAAGCTTCCCAAGAGTACACGATTAAAAAGCCGGATACATCTGCATTATCGTCAGGTTTTACTACCTCTTCTTCTTCTGGTGGCGGAGCTTCGGTTGGCAAATCTAAAAAGCATAATCCTTCTCTTGAAGAACGGGCTTTTAATACCAAAAAACGTTTCAGAACATGGTTCCCAAAACGTAAAAAACGTTACCGCCCTCATCTATGTGGTAGATTTTAACCAGCCAGTTGGCAGACACCTCTGATACCTTTTATAGTTTTCATTATTATATGAAGTAGTTTGGCTTTATATATGTATTGCTATATTTGTAACACATGAGATGGATTTTAAAAGTATTTTTTAGTTTATATTTTAGTTCTATGTTTTTCTGCATGAGCAGTCAAACAATCGGAAAAGAATACCCTGCCGGCAATGGCGGTAAAATTTTTCTTCCCCAAGGGGATATTTCTTTTGCGGATGAAGTTGTAGACTTTAAAAGAGGAGAGCCGGATGCCGTTACTGAAGCTTGTGATTCCATGTTATCTATTGGTATTGCCGATTTTGCAGGTGTAGCATCTAATTTCACCTCTTTAGGTTGTGGTGGAACACTTACTTTAAGGTTTACCGACAATGCCCTCATCAATATTGAAGGTCCCGATTTATACGTTTTTGAAGTTGGAAAATACATTGAAACGACACAACTTTATGTATCGAAAGATGCTAAAAACTGGATTTCGGTTGGAGCAATCAGCGGTGGCGTTTCTTTGGTGGATATTGGAGATTCGGTAAAACAATTTGATGTATTCCATTATGTAAAATTGGAAGATTTAAAAACGGATTGCAAAGGCTCATGGCCCGGTGCCGATATTGATGCCGTTGCAGCAATTGGTTCTGGACCACAAATTACACTTAGCAGTGCCGTCCTTTTCGATTTTGATAAATATGAGTTGTTGGCGAATTCCAAACTAGAATTGGATAACCTCATCGAACAAATAAAAAAGCAAAACCCTTCAAAAATTATTATTGAAGGACATACCGATAATATTGGTCAGGAAAACTATAATCAAACACTATCTGAAAAACGAGCAGGGGCGGTAAAAGACTATATTCTTTCAAAAGTCGTGATGAGTAAATCGAAGGCAAAATCCATCGGTTATGGCAGCTCTTTGCCAGTCGCCCTTAATGAAACAAAGGAAGGACAAGACAAAAACCGCAGGGTGAGCATTATCTTGATACCATAACTTTGGTGTGCGGCACTTCTGTTTTTAATAAAAACGGTGTTACAAATCTATTCGTCTATAAAAAGCGTTCATTCGTTGCTTTTTTTTATCTTTGCATTCCAAAATAAAAAACATTCGTTCACAATGAAAAAATTAGGTTCACTTACTTTACTTATCGCTTCCCTTGTTTGTGCAAACATCGCTGTGGCTCAATCAGATAAAAAAGTAGATCCATATGTTGCGGATCAAAATTTCATCAATGGGAATTATGAAGCGGCACTCGAAGATTATTTGCTGCTGCTGGATGATACAAAAACCGATAAGTACAATTATAACATTTCGATTTGTTATTTGAATACCAATATTAACAAAACCAAAGCGATTCCTTATTTGGAAATCCTTACCCGCAAGCCGAAGTACGACCCTAATTCCATGTATTTGTTGGGAAGAGCATATCATTATGCCTACCGTTTTGACGATGCAATTAAAGCATTTAACACCTTCAAACAAACCGGAAGAGGGAATGCTGATAACCTGAAAGATGTGGATCGTCAGATTCAATTTTGTATCAATGCAAAAGAGTTGATGAAGTTTCCAGTAGATGTGAAATTTGAAAACCTTGGCCCAAATGTGAATTCACCTTATACAGATTATTATCCATTCGTTCCAAGTGATGAATCGTTTATTATGTTTAATACACGTAGACCGGACGAAGGTGCTGAGCGTGTAAAAGAGGATGGTACGCATCCTGCAGCCATTTATGTATCTAAAGTGGTAGATGGTGCTTTCGTAAAATCAAAAAACATCGGTCCACCTATCGCTAAAAAAGACGGGGAACAAGAAATTATTGGTTTGTCAGCCACCGGAGAAATCATGTTGCTGTACTACACGAATTTAAAAGGAGTAGGTGATATTTATAGTACCACCACCGATAAAAACAAGAGCTTTAAACCTGCTGATAAATTGGATGAAAACATTAATTCATCAAAAGCAGAAGAAATTGCAGCATGTATTAGTACCGATGGTTTGATTTTATATTTTGCAAGCAACCGTGAAGGTGGCAAAGGTGGAACGGATTTATATTTCAGTCGCAAATTACCTAACGGAATGTGGGGGCCGGCACAAAACATGGGTGATGAAATCAATACACCTTTTGATGAAGATTTTCCGAACGTTTCTGCTGATGGGAAAGTGATCTATTTCAGCTCAAACGGTCACACCACAATGGGTGGTTATGATATTTTTAAGGCAGAATGGAATGCCGAAACAAAACAGTTTTCGAATCCTAAAAACGTTGGATATCCAATCAATACTCCTGAAGATAATTACAATTTCCGAATCTCCAGCAATGGTCGCTTTGGTTATATTTCAGCTTTACGCGAAGGCGGTTTAGGTGATTTGGATATTTATCGTGTTACGTTGAACGAAGTGGAGCCACAATATTCAGTTATTAATGGTGACATTACTTCCGCAGACTCAACTCAAAAATTAAATTTCCCGGATGTGTTCATTACCGTTTCTGACAGTAAAACACAAGAAGTAGTTGGGACATACATTCCCAATCCGAATTCCGGACGTTATGTAATGGTTTTAGCACCGGGTAACTATGAGATGAATGTGGAAGCGAACGGATTCCAAACCATCACGGAGAAGATTACTGTCTTAGATAAAAGTTCCTTTAAATTTGAAATTTCAAAACATATACAACTCAAACCCGAAGGATTTCAAACAAAATAATTCACAAAAAGCATCGCAAATAAAAGCGGTGCTTTTTTATTTTAGACTGGTTTTATTCGGTAATTTTGTATTCTAAATTTTTTGTATGAAAGCCAACATTGTTGAAACTTCTCAAAAACGAATCGTTATTGTAGGAGGCGGATTTGGCGGACTTCAATTAGCCCGTAAATTATTAAAATCAGATTATCAAATTGTGCTGATTGATAAAAACAATTATCATCAATTTCAACCTTTGTTTTATCAAGTAGCTACTGCCGGATTAGAACCCAGCACGATTGCCTTTCCTTTTCGTAAAATTTTTCAAAACAGCAAAAATATTCACGGTCGAATCGCTGCAGTTAATAGTGTTCGTACAGCAGATAATCAATTGGATACATCAATTGGTGTAGTGGATTACGATTATTTAGTAATCGCAATTGGAGCCGACACCAATTTTTTTGGAAACAAAAAGATGATGGAACTGGCCTATCCAATGAAATCGGTAGGGGAAGCTTTAACATTGCGGAATACCATTTTGCAAAATTATGAAGATGCATTATCCGAATCCGATAAAGAAGAAAGAAAACGATTGATGAATGTGGTTGTGGTTGGTGGTGGAGCAACGGGAGTGGAGGTTGCAGGAACATTAGCCGAGATGCGTAAAAGCATTTTACCCAAAGATTATCCGGAATTGGATTTTAAAATGATGCAAGTGTATCTTTTGGAAGGTTCGCCAAAAGTATTAAATGTGATGTCGGAAAATGCTTCTTCAAAAGCTGAAGAATATTTAAAAGGTTTAGGTGTGAATGTATTTTTAAATTCAAGGGTGAAAGATTACGATGGGAAAAACGTGTTTTTGGAAAATGGAAAAGAGATTCCTACAAAAACATTGGTATGGGCTGCAGGTGTTATCGGAAACAAAATACAAGGTTTAAATCCTGAAGTTGTTGCACCGAATAATCGAATTAAAGTGAATCGAAACAATCTAGTGGAAGGATATTCAAATATTTATGCAATTGGTGATATTGCGTTGATGACAGAAGATAAATTTCCGAAAGGACATCCGCAAGTTGCTCAAGTTGCCATACAACAAGCGGTTGCATTGTCACTGCATTTTAACAACTTACTTAATAATAAAATATCCAAAGAATTTTCTTACAAAGATTTAGGCTCCATGGCAACCATTGGAAGAAATAAAGCTGTAGCTGATTTTCCAAAATTTAAGTTTGCCGGCTTTTTTGCTTGGCTGATATGGATGTTTATACATCTTATGTCCTTAGTAGGCTTCAAAAACAGGCTGTTTGCTTTTATTAACTGGGCATGGAGTTATATCACATTTGATCAATCTTTACGTTTAATAATGAAACCATCCTCCAATAAAATGAAGGATGATGAAAAAACAAAAACAACATGAGTTTTGAAAAACATTTTTTAGAAAACACCGTTGGCGTATTTACAAATTACAGAACATTAGCCGAAAAGTCGTTTGCTCAATTGAGTGAAGATCAATATTTTCATTATTCACCGGATGCAGAGTCGAATAGCATAGCGATTATTATGAAACACATGGCTGGAAATATGATTTCTCGTTGGACTGATTTTTTAACGACTGATGGAGAAAAACCAACAAGAAACAGAGATGGCGAATTTATTGAAGGAAAGGAAACAAAAGAAGAATTACTAGCTTATTGGAATAAAGGGTGGGACGTGTTTATGAATACATTAACATTTCTAAGGGAAGAAGATGTATTAAAAACGATTACCATCAGAGGAGAAGCGTTAACAGTAACACAAGCATTAAACCGACAAACAGCGCATTATGCATACCACATCGGGCAAATTGTTTATCTGGCAAAACATATAAAAAGCAGTGACTGGAATTCGTTGTCTATTCCTAAAAATAAATCTGCCGAACACATGAAAGGTAGCTATCTTGATAACATAAAGTAATGTTTTTGGGTTGTCATTCCGATCGAAGTGGAGGAATCTTTATAATTTAATGAATTAATACGAATAGAAAGATCTCTCCACTTCGGTCGAGATGACATTTGAGTAAAAATTAAAGTATTTCGTTATCTTTACCTATATGATTACTTACATAATTTTAGCGATAACCGTTTTTACTTCCATTACAGCGATGGACAATCATACGTTGAAAAATAAACTGATGTTCAACGCTTATATGATTAAAGAACGAAAGGAATGGTATCGCTTTTTTTCGCATGGCATCATACATGCCGATTGGATGCATTTGGGATTCAACATGCTTTCATTATACATGTTTGGTAAAGCTGTAGAAGATGCTTACGCTGCTATTTTTGATGGGAAGGGGATGTTGTTTTTTATTATCCTTTATGTTGGCGGTTTGGTGATGTCATCTTTGTATTCCTACGAACGTAACAAAACGAATATTTATTACAACTCTTTAGGCGCTTCGGGAGCTGTTTCGGCTGTCATTTATGCGTATATCATGTTGGCACCAACTGCTCAATTGGGAATTATGTTTATCCCGGTTCCAATTCCAGCATACATTTTTGGTTTCATTTATTTAGGAATTGAGTACTATTTAAGCAAACGTGGAAACACCGGAATTGCTCATGATGCACATTTTTGGGGTGCAATTTATGGAATTGTGCTCACCATCATTTTAAGACCACATGCAGTATCTATCTTTTTAGATCAAATTTTAGGACGATGAAAAAAGCAGTTTTTTTGGATAGAGATGGAGTAATTAATGTAGAACGTGGTTATACGCACCGTTTAGAAGATTTTGTAATCCTCCCTGATTTATTAGAAGTACTTCAGTTAGTTCAAAAAAAAGGATATTTATTGATTGTTGTCTCCAACCAAAGTGGAATTGCAAAAGGTTTGTACAAACAATCGGATGTCGAAGTTTTGCATAAATACATGATGGGGGAGTTTGTGAAAAATAATATTAAGATTTCTGAAATCTATTACTGTGTGCACCATCCGGATGTAAGTAAATGCATTTGTCGTAAACCTGACTCATTATTTGTAGAAAAAGCGTTGGCGCGTTTTGAAATAGATCCCAAACAATCCTATTTTATAGGTGATAAAGAGCGGGATACTGAAGCTGCTGAGAAAGCAGGCGTAAAAGGAATTTTAATTGAAGCAAACATCTCATTGAAAACGATTTTAAATCAAATTAATTAATTTTATTTTTCATCCCGCTAGCTTTCGGGATTCCAGTTTTTAAATTGGGAATACTACAATGGAAAACTATATCAATCATAACGGTAATTTTGTTTTGTCGGATGCACCCATCGTAACCGCCAACAACCGTTCATTCAGATATGGTGATGCATTGTTTGAAACCATCCGCTTGGCAAATTACAACCCTCAATTTTTAAAAGAGCATTTGCAACGCTTAACTGCCGGTATGGAGGTGTTGAAGATGGAAAAACATCCTAATTTGAATACTGTGTTCATTGAACATGCCATTTTAGAATTGGCGCAAAAAAATAATGTCACTTCCGATGGACGAGTAAGGTTAACGATTTATCGTAATGAAGGTGGTTTATATGCACCGAGCGACAATAAAGTATCGTTTGTTGTGGAAGTCTACCCGATTGAAGAGAAAGGGTATGTGCTGAATCAAAAAGGATTTACCGTTGACTTGTTTACCGAATTTAAAAAGGCACAAAATGCATTGTCATCTATTAAATCAGCAAATAGCGCGATTTATGTGATGGCGGGAATTAATAAAATCAATAATAAACTGGATGAATGTCTGCTGTTAAATGACAAACATCATATTATTGAAGGGATAAGTTCCAATATCTTTGCTGTGAAAAATGGAGTGCTGTATACACCTCCCGTGAGTGATGGTTGTGTAGATGGCGTGATGAGAAGGAAGATTATTGAAATTGCTCAAGCAAATAAAATTGCAGTATATGAAATTTCTGTGATGCAAAATGTTTTGCTCGGTGCAGACGAATTGTTCTTAACCAATACCATCAATGGTATACGTTGGGTAGTTGCATACAAACAAAAAAGATATTTTAACGATACATCACAAAGATTAACACAAAAATTAAATGAATTGATTTCAACTTCTTCTTAACCTAATGTTGGGTTCATTCGAACTTTCATTTCATCCCGATAGCTATCGGGAGAAGTCGAGAAATCTGTATTTAAATTAGACTTATTATGGAAGACCTCAGATTATACATTAATACATTGCGTCACGATTTTGCTAAACAAACATTAGGAAAAAAGGATGTCCACGTAAACCCTATATTGCAATTTGAAAAATGGTTTAAAGAAGCAGTCGAGTCAAAGGTGAATGAACCCAATGCAATGACTGTTGCTACCGCTACATCCGATGGTAAACCAAGTGCCCGCATTTTATTACTTCGAAATTTTGATGAAAAAGGTTTTGTATTTTATACCAATTATACCAGCAGAAAAGGTGGAGAGATTTTAAAAAATCCGTATGCCTCGCTATTGTTTTTTTGGCCGGAATTGGAACGACAAGTTCGAATAGAAGGAAGGTTGACAAAACAAAGTGCCGAAGAGTCGGATGCTTATTTTCAAACACGCCCGCGAACAAGTAAGCTAGGTGCATGGACATCAGAGCAAAGTAGAGTAGTAGCAAGTAGGAGCGTATTGGATGAAGAATACAAAAAGCTTTCAGAAAAATATCCCGGTGAAGTCGTTCCACGTCCTATCTATTGGGGTGGCTATGTTTTAGAACCCACCAGTATAGAATTTTGGCAAGGCCGACCGAGTCGTTTGCATGATCGTCTCTTATATACAAAAGAAAAAAGTAGTTGGAAGTTGGAACGATTAGCTCCTTAGATAAAGTGTGATATTGTATATTTCATCCCTACGGGGTTGATAATTCAAAAAAAATCCCTTCGTTTTCATTTCGACAAGTGTCGAGAAAACAAAGGGATTTTTATTTGAAAAGAATTGAATCTTATTCTGCTTTTTTAGCTGCTTTTTTAGGGGCTGCTGCCTTTTTAGGTGGCTGCCTTTTTAGGTGCTGCTGCCTTTTTTGGAGCTGCTGCTTTTTTCGCTGGACCAGCTGCTCTTTTCGCTTTCGCTCTTGCAGATTTATTTTTTCTACGAACTCCAAATGAGCCCATTGCTAATTTGCCTTTTTTACTTTTTTTATCACCTTTTCCCATAATAGTTTTATTGTGTTTTGGTTAATTTCTGATACAAACGTACGTTAATTTTATAAAAAATCAAATTCTTATTCGTCTTAATACGTGTTACTTACTAAAGAGCACTTTTCTTAGCGATGTAATCTTTTTCAATCAATTCAACTTTCGGAATTGAATTGCGCAACCATCTTAATAATAATTCTTCTTTCTCTATATCACTCAAATGCCAATGAATATTCGATTTGTGAAGTTTCTCTTTTAGCGTATGCAAGCATAAAGCTGCACTTACTGAGATGTTAAAACTTTCAGTAAATCCATACATCGGAATTTTTACAAATTCATCAGCATGTTCACGAACTGTATCCGATATTCCGGTTAATTCTGTTCCAAAAAATAATGCAATTGGTTTGTCAACAGATAAGTCTTCTAAATTACAATCTTTCTCATGTGGAGTGGTTGCTACAATCCGATAGCCTTGTGCTTTTAGTTTTTGAATGCAATCCAATGAATTGTTTTCTGCTTTGCGATATCTGTGCAAGTTTAACCACTTAGGGGCACCCAAGGCAATGTCTTTGTTAACCGTGTAGGCATTTTTGTTTTCAATGATGTGAATATCTTGAATCCCAAAAATATCGCAAGAGCGTAAAACAGCACTTGCATTGTGTGGTTGATACAAATCCTCCAATGCAATGGTGATGTGTCGTGTTCTGTATTCCAGTACATTGTCAAATTTCCCTCTGCGCGTTTCGGAAATGAATTGCGATAAGTATGTGATTAATTCTTTTGTCATTATGCTCTGCCATTCGATTTTGCAACCATGTTTGCGATACGATACAACAATCGAGCTCCAACATTTGCGTCCCATTCGTCACCACCCGGAGCAACTTCATTGATATCAAATGCAATGATCCGTTTGCCGGAGTCAACAATTTTTTCTATTAACATTAAAATCTGTTCAAACTCAAATCCTCCTGCAACAGGTGTTCCTGTACTCGGACAAAGTTTTGGGTCTAACCCGTCAATATCAAAACTTAGATACACTTCATTGGGTAACTGTGCAATGATATCATTACAAATCGTTGTCCAGGTTGCTCCATCCAATTGTCTGTGTTTGATATCTCTGTCGAAAAAAGTATGTATTCTCCCGTTCGAATTTTTGATGATGTCAAATTCAGCTTGACAATAATCACGAATTCCAACTTGAACCAGTTTGGATACTTGCGGTATTTTAAGTGCATTAAACATGATAGAAGCATGGGAGAATTCAAATCCTTCGTATGCATCGCGTAAATCAGCATGCGCGTCAATTTGTAAAATTGCAAAAGAGTTATTCTTTTCAGCTAACGCTTGCATTAATCCAAGTGGAGTAGAGTGGTCACCACCCAACAAGGCAACTATTTTGTTTTTATCCATAAAGGAAAGTGATTTTTCCTTCACCCAATTATTCATTTTTACACATTCGGCATTGATGAGTTGACGGATGTTTTCCATTTCGTCATTCGACTCAGGGGAATCTCCTTCTTGTAACAATTCAATGTAGGTCTCTGCTTTCCTTCTAAGACTTTCACTTTTGCTAGCGATATCATCAGAGATGGTATCCATGGCTAATCCAATTTTCCATGCATCTGGAATTTTAGGGTCAAATAAATCTACTTGGTAGGAAGCGTTGTATACTACTTGAGGACCTAACGCAGTTCCACCACTGTAAGATACGGTTACTTCCCAAGGTACAGGAAGAATGACAACCTCAGCTTCGTCCACCGTAAACGGTAAACCATAAATATTGTTATTTGCATCCCCCAAACTGTTGGGATCGAAATTGTTTATTTTATCTTGCTTGCTCATATTTTATTTTTGAGGAACGAAAATACATAAAATAAAAAAGTCCCGCATTTCTGCGGGACTTTTTTATTTGATTTAGTCAACGACTATTTGTTAACTGTTTTAGCTAAATCAGCGCCAGCTTTAAACTTAGCAACTTTTTTAGCAGCAATTTTAATTGCTTTTCCAGTTTGTGGGTTGCGACCAACTCTAGCAGCTCTTTTAGAGATAGAGAAAGATCCGAAACCAACTAATGCAACTCTGTCACCTTTTTTAAGTGCTTTTGTTGTAGCGTTTACGAATGCATCTAATGCTCTTTGAGCATCTGCTTTTGTTAATTTCGCTTCTGCTGAGATAGCGTCAACCAATTCTGCTTTGTTCATTTGATTAGTTTTTAAAGG is part of the Bacteroidota bacterium genome and encodes:
- a CDS encoding DUF4907 domain-containing protein translates to MNFRISIYSIRGLFLVACLSSCSNPQEKGNSPTQTLALPAEEIQENTPTPPTIQSQSLELKTFEVIDITSGKSVGWGYDIYVDGKRNIHQPIIPGIAGNNAFSSEEAAKITGTFAIQK
- a CDS encoding rhomboid family intramembrane serine protease; the encoded protein is MITYIILAITVFTSITAMDNHTLKNKLMFNAYMIKERKEWYRFFSHGIIHADWMHLGFNMLSLYMFGKAVEDAYAAIFDGKGMLFFIILYVGGLVMSSLYSYERNKTNIYYNSLGASGAVSAVIYAYIMLAPTAQLGIMFIPVPIPAYIFGFIYLGIEYYLSKRGNTGIAHDAHFWGAIYGIVLTIILRPHAVSIFLDQILGR
- a CDS encoding OmpA family protein, producing the protein MSSQTIGKEYPAGNGGKIFLPQGDISFADEVVDFKRGEPDAVTEACDSMLSIGIADFAGVASNFTSLGCGGTLTLRFTDNALINIEGPDLYVFEVGKYIETTQLYVSKDAKNWISVGAISGGVSLVDIGDSVKQFDVFHYVKLEDLKTDCKGSWPGADIDAVAAIGSGPQITLSSAVLFDFDKYELLANSKLELDNLIEQIKKQNPSKIIIEGHTDNIGQENYNQTLSEKRAGAVKDYILSKVVMSKSKAKSIGYGSSLPVALNETKEGQDKNRRVSIILIP
- a CDS encoding HAD family hydrolase, whose amino-acid sequence is MKKAVFLDRDGVINVERGYTHRLEDFVILPDLLEVLQLVQKKGYLLIVVSNQSGIAKGLYKQSDVEVLHKYMMGEFVKNNIKISEIYYCVHHPDVSKCICRKPDSLFVEKALARFEIDPKQSYFIGDKERDTEAAEKAGVKGILIEANISLKTILNQIN
- a CDS encoding T9SS type A sorting domain-containing protein — translated: MVTKLLSPLLFVLTIPIYAQTYIMSSTPITTCSGTYMDPGGTGFYVDNSNFVQTICSGTTNCVSITFSSFALESGFDYLAVYDGPSTSSPQIAGSPFTGTTNPGTLTCSSGCMTFAFTSDISITDAGWIGTLSCVTCPPPPPPPNLAYGWTQRASVPAIGRHRGVAITIGSRAYAGMGHINAITDIIYDDWWEYDPGTNSWTQKASFPPGPRMHPTGFTIGNYGYVGTGRNNSYVEQTDLWRYSPATNSWTPMASMPAMARRGAVAFAVSGKGYIGTGSYSTDFWEYNPVSNSWLAIAPIPCTPRISAVAFTIGSKGYVATGDDGGPNGDLYEYNPATNAWTAKASMPGLPRMEAGAFSINGKGYVGTGCDFQSGTNYQDFWEYDPIGNTWLQITDFSGSARRYMNCFAIGTRGYGVFGTSGTNYNDLWEYGNFIAADVAENVFDHSVKTFPNPFLNEITFSISQEIVFEKGASIKIMDITGKTVRTITNISEYEIKIERGDLKKGMYFFEFQNNTSVSTGKFIAL
- a CDS encoding DUF1572 family protein, encoding MSFEKHFLENTVGVFTNYRTLAEKSFAQLSEDQYFHYSPDAESNSIAIIMKHMAGNMISRWTDFLTTDGEKPTRNRDGEFIEGKETKEELLAYWNKGWDVFMNTLTFLREEDVLKTITIRGEALTVTQALNRQTAHYAYHIGQIVYLAKHIKSSDWNSLSIPKNKSAEHMKGSYLDNIK
- a CDS encoding aminotransferase class IV family protein: MENYINHNGNFVLSDAPIVTANNRSFRYGDALFETIRLANYNPQFLKEHLQRLTAGMEVLKMEKHPNLNTVFIEHAILELAQKNNVTSDGRVRLTIYRNEGGLYAPSDNKVSFVVEVYPIEEKGYVLNQKGFTVDLFTEFKKAQNALSSIKSANSAIYVMAGINKINNKLDECLLLNDKHHIIEGISSNIFAVKNGVLYTPPVSDGCVDGVMRRKIIEIAQANKIAVYEISVMQNVLLGADELFLTNTINGIRWVVAYKQKRYFNDTSQRLTQKLNELISTSS
- a CDS encoding PD40 domain-containing protein, which translates into the protein MKKLGSLTLLIASLVCANIAVAQSDKKVDPYVADQNFINGNYEAALEDYLLLLDDTKTDKYNYNISICYLNTNINKTKAIPYLEILTRKPKYDPNSMYLLGRAYHYAYRFDDAIKAFNTFKQTGRGNADNLKDVDRQIQFCINAKELMKFPVDVKFENLGPNVNSPYTDYYPFVPSDESFIMFNTRRPDEGAERVKEDGTHPAAIYVSKVVDGAFVKSKNIGPPIAKKDGEQEIIGLSATGEIMLLYYTNLKGVGDIYSTTTDKNKSFKPADKLDENINSSKAEEIAACISTDGLILYFASNREGGKGGTDLYFSRKLPNGMWGPAQNMGDEINTPFDEDFPNVSADGKVIYFSSNGHTTMGGYDIFKAEWNAETKQFSNPKNVGYPINTPEDNYNFRISSNGRFGYISALREGGLGDLDIYRVTLNEVEPQYSVINGDITSADSTQKLNFPDVFITVSDSKTQEVVGTYIPNPNSGRYVMVLAPGNYEMNVEANGFQTITEKITVLDKSSFKFEISKHIQLKPEGFQTK
- a CDS encoding NAD(P)/FAD-dependent oxidoreductase — encoded protein: MKANIVETSQKRIVIVGGGFGGLQLARKLLKSDYQIVLIDKNNYHQFQPLFYQVATAGLEPSTIAFPFRKIFQNSKNIHGRIAAVNSVRTADNQLDTSIGVVDYDYLVIAIGADTNFFGNKKMMELAYPMKSVGEALTLRNTILQNYEDALSESDKEERKRLMNVVVVGGGATGVEVAGTLAEMRKSILPKDYPELDFKMMQVYLLEGSPKVLNVMSENASSKAEEYLKGLGVNVFLNSRVKDYDGKNVFLENGKEIPTKTLVWAAGVIGNKIQGLNPEVVAPNNRIKVNRNNLVEGYSNIYAIGDIALMTEDKFPKGHPQVAQVAIQQAVALSLHFNNLLNNKISKEFSYKDLGSMATIGRNKAVADFPKFKFAGFFAWLIWMFIHLMSLVGFKNRLFAFINWAWSYITFDQSLRLIMKPSSNKMKDDEKTKTT